The Miscanthus floridulus cultivar M001 chromosome 17, ASM1932011v1, whole genome shotgun sequence genome has a window encoding:
- the LOC136518794 gene encoding pentatricopeptide repeat-containing protein At4g14050, mitochondrial-like, which translates to MLPPAAKAAIRATAGSPRAVRRVHARLLKEGLADLPSAPALLVSAYARSCLLPDARRAFDDAPRRDLHLYSALLAAVSRSPTPALALPLLRRMLSDDALRPDHFVIASLASAAARLRSLRLGRQLHAHFVASPYSADDVVKSSLVDMYCKCGVPQDARKVFDSIGVKNSVVWTALVSGYASNGCTGEAIDLFRSMPARSLFTWTALISGFVKVGNNTGAVGLFVEMRRDGVRIDDAFVLATVVGGAADLAALVLGRQLHGFALRLGFLSSMIVGNALVDMYSKCSDIHSAREVFEGITVRDVISWTTILVGEAQHGRAEKVLALYNRMLLAGMKPNEVTFVGLIYACSHAGLVQKGRQIFYSMKREYGVKPGLQHYTCYVDLLSRSGYLSEAEELLATMPYEPDEASWGALLSACKKHNDTQMCLRVADNLLELRPKDPSTYILLSNVYAVNCKWDSVAKVRKIMAEMEIRKEPGYSWIEAGKESRMFHAGEVPLDVGEEITGFLEELVSEMRKRGYVPDTSSVMHDLEEHEKEQHLFLHSERLAVAFGILKSPPGSVIRVVKNLRVCGDCHTVMKFISEIAQRKIIVRDASRFHHFEDGNCSCSEFW; encoded by the coding sequence ATGCTCCCTCCCGCCGCCAAAGCCGCCATTCGCGCCACGGCGGGCTCGCCGCGGGCCGTACGCCGCGTTCACGCGCGTCTCCTAAAGGAGGGGCTCGCCGACCTCCCCTCCGCGCCGGCGCTCCTTGTGTCCGCCTACGCCAGGTCGTGTCTCCTCCCCGACGCCCGCCGCGCGTTCGACGATGCGCCGCGCCGGGACCTCCACCTCTACTCAGCGCTCCTCGCCGCCGTCTCCCGCTCCCCCACCCCCGCGCTCGCGCTCCCGCTCCTCCGCCGCATGCTCTCGGACGACGCGCTCCGCCCGGACCACTTCGTCATTGCCTCtctcgccagcgccgccgccaggcTGCGCAGCCTCCGCCTCGGCAGGCAGCTCCACGCCCACTTTGTCGCCTCCCCGTACAGCGCCGACGACGTCGTCAAGTCGTCGCTTGTGGACATGTACTGCAAGTGTGGTGTCCCTCAGGATGCGCGGAAGGTGTTCGATAGTATCGGTGTCAAGAACAGTGTCGTGTGGACTGCGCTGGTTTCTGGGTACGCGTCCAACGGCTGCACGGGCGAGGCGATCGACCTCTTCCGGAGCATGCCTGCACGCAGCCTCTTCACGTGGACTGCGCTCATCTCTGGGTTTGTCAAGGTTGGAAACAATACTGGCGCCGTGGGGCTGTTTGTTGAGATGAGGCGGGATGGTGTCAGGATTGATGACGCATTCGTGCTGGCGACTGTCGTCGGTGGCGCCGCAGACCTGGCTGCGCTTGTGCTGGGAAGACAGCTGCATGGTTTTGCATTGAGGCTTGGCTTCCTGTCCAGTATGATTGTTGGGAACGCACTGGTTGACATGTACTCAAAATGCAGTGACATACACTCTGCTAGGGAAGTGTTTGAGGGGATTACAGTCCGTGATGTCATCTCGTGGACAACAATTCTTGTTGGAGAGGCACAGCACGGTCGAGCTGAGAAGGTATTGGCTCTTTACAACAGGATGCTTCTTGCAGGGATGAAGCCCAATGAGGTGACATTTGTTGGGTTGATCTATGCTTGCAGTCATGCTGGTCTTGTTCAGAAAGGGCGTCAGATATTTTATTCAATGAAGCGGGAATATGGCGTCAAGCCTGGACTGCAACACTATACCTGCTATGTAGACCTTCTTAGTCGCTCGGGCTATTTATCAGAAGCTGAAGAACTCCTCGCTACAATGCCATATGAGCCTGATGAAGCTAGTTGGGGTGCCCTATTGAGTGCCTGTAAGAAGCACAACGATACTCAGATGTGTCTCAGGGTCGCTGATAATTTACTAGAGCTGAGACCAAAAGATCCTTCAACATATATCTTGTTATCTAATGTCTATGCAGTTAACTGCAAGTGGGATTCCGTGGCCAAGGTAAGAAAAATCATGGCTGAGATGGAGATAAGAAAAGAGCCAGGGTATAGCTGGATTGAAGCTGGGAAGGAATCTCGTATGTTTCATGCTGGGGAGGTTCCGCTTGATGTTGGAGAAGAAATTACTGGTTTTCTTGAAGAATTGGTCTCAGAGATGCGCAAGAGGGGTTATGTCCCTGATACTAGCTCTGTGATGCATGACTTGGAAGAGCACGAAAAGGAGCAGCATCTGTTCTTGCACAGCGAGAGGCTGGCTGTAGCTTTTGGAATACTCAAGTCCCCTCCAGGATCAGTTATTCGGGTTGTAAAGAATCTTCGTGTCTGCGGGGACTGTCACACAGTAATGAAGTTCATCAGTGAGATTGCACAGAGGAAGATCATCGTGAGAGATGCTAGTCGTTTCCACCATTTTGAGGATGGTAACTGCTCTTGTAGTGAATTCTGGTAG